Proteins from a genomic interval of Zingiber officinale cultivar Zhangliang chromosome 2A, Zo_v1.1, whole genome shotgun sequence:
- the LOC122040070 gene encoding protein SULFUR DEFICIENCY-INDUCED 1-like, with the protein MVSKPSSPPAPILSQTEKRELFRSNDSTWKATACCSGVSDKEKAAFYKIPSGDGPYVRAKHFQLVEKDLSTSILWFWKAINQRDRVESALKDMAVVMKQQDRAEEAVEAIKSFRHLCSDQAQDSLDNLLIDMYKKCGRVEEQIVMLKKKLRMIYVGKAFNGKTTKTARSHGRKFQVSIKQETARLLGNLGWAYMQQENYIAAEAVYHKAQMIEPNANNGCNLGVCLMKQGKYDVARLEISAIVDQGYAYSTDNKALQRAKKLLDEIDQSINASDMKEILEEEMLKSLDFLEDSDQKIVDWVSFKSKRLPVFEEISTFRDQMAF; encoded by the exons ATGGTCTCGAAGCCCAGCTCGCCGCCCGCACCAATATTATCACAAACAGAGAAGAGAGAACTCTTTAGATCCAACGATTCGACATGGAAGGCAACGGCGTGTTGCAGCGGTGTAAGCGACAAGGAAAAGGCCGCTTTCTACAAGATCCCCTCCGGCGACGGTCCCTACGTTCGAGCAAAGCATTTCCAG CTAGTAGAGAAAGACTTAAGCACCTCAATCCTATGGTTCTGGAAGGCCATCAATCAGAGGGACAGAGTGGAGAGTGCGCTTAAAGACATGGCCGTCGTGATGAAGCAGCAAGACCGTGCCGAGGAGGCTGTAGAAGCCATCAAATCCTTTCGGCATCTATGCTCCGATCAGGCCCAAGATTCTCTCGATAACCTCCTCATCGATATGTACAAG AAATGTGGGAGAGTGGAGGAGCAAATAGTGATGCTGAAGAAGAAGCTAAGGATGATATACGTGGGGAAAGCCTTCAATGGGAAGACCACAAAAACGGCTCGTTCTCATGGTAGAAAGTTCCAAGTCTCCATCAAGCAAGAGACCGCGCGACTCTTG GGTAACCTCGGATGGGCATACATGCAGCAAGAGAATTACATTGCTGCGGAGGCCGTGTACCACAAGGCGCAAATGATCGAACCCAATGCCAACAACGGTTGCAACCTTGGTGTGTGTCTCATGAAGCAAGGCAAGTACGATGTGGCACGATTGGAGATTAGTGCCATTGTGGACCAAGGTTACGCTTATAGCACCGACAATAAGGCATTGCAACGGGCGAAGAAGCTGTTGGATGAGATTGATCAATCCATCAATGCATCCGATATGAAGGAGATATTGGAGGAAGAAATGTTAAAGAGTTTAGACTTTTTGGAAGACTCCGATCAGAAAATCGTAGATTGGGTATCATTCAAGTCCAAGAGATTGCCGGTGTTTGAGGAGATATCTACCTTTAGGGATCAAATGGCCTTCTAA